One window from the genome of Pseudomonadota bacterium encodes:
- a CDS encoding MFS transporter: MTNSRTNDGTATGGTLKSKVVAAGFGNVLEWYDFGVYGFFAVTIGKQFFPSDDPVASLLSAFAAFAVGYAGRPIGAIVLGHMADRYGRKPILVATIAVMGLSTFAIGILPSYYAIGLAAPILLVLLRLVQGFAVAAEYASSTVFLMEHAPKQRRAFISSWSMTGQFLGLILGSGLGALMGNLLDEAQMQTWGWRIPFLFGMVISLIGYLMRRKLTETPDFEAIDSADQMPVKDVFRTAWRSIVCYICMILLGGVGFYIAFIYAVSDLTVHMHLSTARALDINTLALFVIMITVPVAGLLADRIGRKPLAFSAAAGTIVLAWPLWWLIHRESFALILAGQTAMGVVFAMGWAVYSLMMAETLEPRLRCSVVAIGNGIAYGIFGGLTPLLTTYLVERTGNDFAPVYVMIALAVLSFLAVLRLPETRPRMDGKAPTRS, translated from the coding sequence ATGACCAATAGTCGGACCAACGATGGAACAGCGACCGGCGGCACCTTGAAATCCAAGGTCGTTGCCGCGGGCTTCGGCAACGTCTTGGAATGGTACGACTTCGGGGTCTATGGATTCTTCGCGGTCACCATCGGCAAACAGTTCTTTCCCTCCGATGATCCCGTCGCCTCCCTACTTTCCGCCTTCGCGGCTTTCGCCGTGGGTTATGCAGGACGGCCCATCGGCGCCATCGTTCTGGGCCACATGGCTGACAGATACGGCCGAAAGCCGATCCTCGTCGCGACGATTGCCGTCATGGGCCTGTCGACGTTTGCCATAGGTATCTTGCCATCCTACTACGCCATCGGCCTTGCTGCGCCCATCCTGCTCGTCTTGCTGAGGCTGGTGCAGGGTTTCGCCGTCGCCGCCGAATATGCCAGCTCCACGGTCTTCTTGATGGAGCACGCTCCGAAACAACGCCGCGCGTTCATTTCGAGCTGGTCCATGACAGGCCAATTCCTCGGACTCATCCTGGGTTCCGGCTTGGGAGCGCTCATGGGGAACCTGTTGGATGAAGCACAGATGCAGACATGGGGATGGCGGATCCCCTTCTTGTTCGGCATGGTGATTTCGCTGATCGGTTATCTCATGCGCCGAAAACTCACGGAGACGCCGGACTTCGAGGCAATCGATAGCGCTGATCAAATGCCGGTCAAGGATGTCTTCCGCACAGCCTGGCGCTCCATCGTCTGTTACATCTGCATGATCCTTCTGGGCGGCGTCGGGTTTTACATCGCCTTCATCTATGCGGTATCGGACCTGACCGTGCATATGCACCTCTCGACGGCAAGGGCGCTCGATATCAACACGCTGGCGCTCTTTGTCATCATGATCACGGTACCTGTGGCCGGGTTGCTGGCTGATCGCATCGGGCGCAAACCCCTAGCGTTTTCTGCGGCAGCCGGCACGATCGTGCTTGCTTGGCCACTGTGGTGGCTGATTCATCGTGAAAGCTTCGCGCTCATTCTCGCCGGCCAGACGGCCATGGGAGTCGTCTTTGCCATGGGTTGGGCGGTCTACAGCCTTATGATGGCCGAAACGCTGGAACCTCGCTTGCGTTGCAGTGTCGTCGCGATCGGCAACGGCATTGCCTACGGGATATTCGGCGGGCTCACACCTCTGCTCACGACCTATCTCGTGGAGCGCACCGGAAACGACTTCGCACCCGTCTACGTGATGATCGCTCTGGCGGTGTTGTCGTTCCTGGCCGTTCTTCGTTTGCCCGAGACACGCCCCAGGATGGACGGTAAGGCACCAACGCGCTCCTGA